Below is a genomic region from Jiangella gansuensis DSM 44835.
AGGATGCCGAGCGCGTGCACATCGGGCTGGCCGCGGTGCGTCCCGGCGACGGGGCCGTGGTCGCGCTCTATGGCGGACCTGACGCCGTTGAGCAGAGCTTCAACGACGCCGTCGACGCCGTCCCGCAGGCCGGTTCCACCGTGAAGCCGTTCGTCCTGGCCGCCGGGCTCGAGAACGGCTACTCACTGAACAGCCGGTTCTGGGGCAACTCACCGTTCGATCCGCCGGAGCTCGGCCCGCCGGTCAACAACCAGGGCAACCGCGACTACGGTCGGCGGGTCACGCTGGAACGGTCGATGGAGAACTCCATCAACACCGCGTTCATCGACCTCACCATGCAGATCGGCTCACAGACCGTCATCGACGCACTGGTCCGGGCCGGTTTCCCCGAGGACGAGCAACTGCAGGCCAACCCTCGCGTGGCCATCGGCATCGGCGGGGTGTCGGCGCTGAACATGGCCAACTCGTACGCCACCCTCGCGGCGCAGGGTGTCCGCTCCGACGCCTACGTCGTGTCGGAGGTGCTCGACCGGGACGGCCAGGCCGCGTACACCCACGAGGCGGTGACGGAGCGCGCGTTCGAGGAGGACGTCATGGCCGACGTCACCTACTCGCTCACCGAGACCGTCGAGAACGGGACCGCGGAGGTCGCTCAGGACCTCGACCGCCCGGTCGCCGCGAAGACGGGCACGCACGACGACCTCACCGCGTGGTTCAGCGGCTACACACCGCAACTGGCCGCGTCGGTGGCGTACTTCCGCGGCGACGGCACGGCGGCCGGCACGGAGTCGCTCACCGGCGTCGGGGGCATGGAGAACTTCAGCGGCGGCGCCTACCCCGGCCGCACCTGGACGGCGTTCATGCAGGGCGCCATGGAGGGCCTGCCGGAGGAGGAGTTCCCCGACCGGGCCGACGTCGGCGACGGTGGCAACGGCGGCGGCAACCAGGGCGGCGGCAACGGCGGCGGCAACGGCAATGGCAACGGCAACCAGGGCGGCGGCAACGGCAACGGCGGTGGCCAGGACGACGACGATGACGAGGACCGCCCGTCCGGCGACGAGGGTGGCAATGAGACCGGCGGTACCGAGGGCGGTGACGAAGGTGGCACCGAGGGCGGTGACGAAGGTGGCACCGAGGGCGGCGACGAGACCGGCGGTACCGAGGGCGGCGACCAGTCGGGTACGGAGAGCGGCGACCAGTCGGGTACGGACGGCGGCACGGAGGGTGGCACCGACGGCGGTACCGAGGGTGGCGACCAGTCGGGTACGGATGGCGGCACGGAGGGTGGCACCGACGGCGGTACCGAGGGTGGCGACCAGTCGGGTACGGATGGCGGCACGGAGGGTGGCACTGACGGCGGCACGGAAGGTGGCACGGAAGGTGGCACGGAGACCGGCACCGAGCTCGGCGGCGAGTGGAGCGGCACCGACACCGGCCGCGCCGCCGCCGCGCTGGCCGGCGCGGGCGTCCTGGTCACCGCTGGAGGGCTGCGGCGCCGCCCCGACTGATCAGCCGGCGGCGGCCTCGATCACCTCGATGACGGTCTTGAGGTCGTGCACGACGATCGGGTCGGCCCCCGCGGCGTCGCCGGCCGCCTTCTCGTGGGCCTCGAGGCGCAGCCAGTCCTCCCAGCCGACCACGCGGACGTCGCGGTCGGCCAGCAGCCGCTCGACGGCGTCCGGGTCGGAGCGTCGCGCCGGCAGGGTCGGTACGTCGGCGAGCACCGACTCGACGACCTCGTTGGCGTCGCCGCGGTTGGTGGCGATGACCCCAGTAGGTCCGCGCCGCAGCCAGCCGGTGACGTAGACGCCGGGCAGCGC
It encodes:
- a CDS encoding transglycosylase domain-containing protein, which gives rise to MSTEPEPDVHGRGDKGPRYRATRPKRTGWRRVVNWKTFGFSLLGLFLLGAAGIGIAFAVIDVPEPNDFSTSESTIVYFDDGETELGRFSAENREIVDAEQMPETLKQAVVAAEDRSFYENSGFSVTGMTRAAWDTLRGNPSAGGGSTITQQYVKNYYLTQDRSYTRKVRELVISVKIDQEVDKEQILADYLNTIWFGRGTYGVQTAARSYFGVNVEELDLAQSAAMAAILRSPSRYDPTLGPENAERFEQRYRYVLDGMVATGAIDQATADAATLPTVLPEQQVNRYGGPNGYLLMMVRDELLQLGYDEQEIETGGLRVTSTFNAQAQTAAVNAVNEERPTEDAERVHIGLAAVRPGDGAVVALYGGPDAVEQSFNDAVDAVPQAGSTVKPFVLAAGLENGYSLNSRFWGNSPFDPPELGPPVNNQGNRDYGRRVTLERSMENSINTAFIDLTMQIGSQTVIDALVRAGFPEDEQLQANPRVAIGIGGVSALNMANSYATLAAQGVRSDAYVVSEVLDRDGQAAYTHEAVTERAFEEDVMADVTYSLTETVENGTAEVAQDLDRPVAAKTGTHDDLTAWFSGYTPQLAASVAYFRGDGTAAGTESLTGVGGMENFSGGAYPGRTWTAFMQGAMEGLPEEEFPDRADVGDGGNGGGNQGGGNGGGNGNGNGNQGGGNGNGGGQDDDDDEDRPSGDEGGNETGGTEGGDEGGTEGGDEGGTEGGDETGGTEGGDQSGTESGDQSGTDGGTEGGTDGGTEGGDQSGTDGGTEGGTDGGTEGGDQSGTDGGTEGGTDGGTEGGTEGGTETGTELGGEWSGTDTGRAAAALAGAGVLVTAGGLRRRPD